A stretch of the Bordetella genomosp. 8 genome encodes the following:
- a CDS encoding ABC transporter permease, giving the protein MSQNIASLPNVPAAMAARPAFRRTSRGYWHGVARRLSRDPIAIGCAVILLVIVALAIAAPWLGLDDPYKMSMIRRLKPPGYQGHWLGTDELGRDMLARLVYGGRLSLFSGFVPVLLATFVGGTLGIAAGYAGGRWNMVIMRLIDVFYAFPSVLLAVAISGALGAGLANSIVSLTLVFIPPIARIAESVTTQVREQDFVDAARATGASGLRIVRAHVLANVIGPILVYASSLISVSIVIASGLSFLGLGVSPPNAEWGLMLNTLRQAIYVSPLIAILPGIMIFLTSMCFNLMSDGLRSAMDVKA; this is encoded by the coding sequence ATGAGCCAGAACATAGCTTCCCTGCCCAACGTTCCCGCCGCCATGGCCGCGCGGCCCGCTTTCCGGCGCACCAGCCGGGGGTATTGGCACGGGGTGGCGCGGCGCCTGTCGCGCGATCCCATCGCCATCGGCTGTGCCGTGATCCTGTTGGTCATCGTCGCGCTGGCGATCGCCGCCCCATGGCTGGGGCTGGACGATCCCTACAAAATGAGCATGATCCGCCGGCTGAAGCCGCCCGGCTACCAGGGCCACTGGCTGGGCACCGACGAGCTGGGTCGGGACATGCTGGCGCGCCTGGTCTACGGCGGCAGGCTTTCCCTGTTCAGCGGCTTCGTGCCCGTCCTGCTGGCCACCTTCGTGGGCGGCACGCTGGGCATCGCGGCGGGCTACGCGGGCGGCAGGTGGAACATGGTGATCATGCGGCTGATCGACGTGTTCTACGCCTTCCCGTCCGTACTGCTGGCGGTGGCGATATCCGGCGCGCTGGGCGCCGGGCTGGCGAACAGCATCGTGTCGCTGACGCTGGTGTTCATCCCGCCCATCGCGCGCATCGCGGAAAGCGTGACGACGCAGGTTCGCGAACAGGACTTCGTCGACGCGGCACGCGCCACGGGCGCATCCGGACTGCGCATCGTGCGCGCCCACGTGCTGGCCAATGTGATCGGCCCCATCCTGGTCTATGCGTCCAGCCTGATCAGCGTCAGCATCGTCATCGCATCGGGACTGAGCTTCCTGGGGCTGGGCGTAAGCCCGCCCAACGCCGAGTGGGGACTGATGCTGAACACGCTGCGGCAGGCCATCTACGTCAGTCCGCTGATCGCCATCCTGCCCGGCATCATGATCTTCCTGACCTCCATGTGCTTCAACCTGATGAGCGATGGCCTGCGCAGCGCCATGGACGTCAAGGCCTGA
- a CDS encoding ABC transporter ATP-binding protein, translating to MLIVEDLKKHFDAGRPALGAPRTVVRAVDGVSFQVAKGETVGIVGESGCGKSTTARLLMHLLKPDAGRVIFDGEEVSAVDGISVRELRTHMQMVFQDSYASLNPRLTVEDSIAFGPTVIGMPAAQARARAHSLLRMVGMEPESYARRYPHELSGGQRQRVNIARALAMGPRVLILDESVSALDKSVEAQVLNLLRELKRELGLTYLFISHDLNVVQYISDRVLVMYLGRVVESGPVARIYTATRHPYTAALLASRPSMDPRRRVAKPPLSGDPPNPINPPTGCRFRTRCPRARQRCAEEMPVLALAPDDGGHLAACHYPLLPGEAQVDPAAAAADASRLRA from the coding sequence ATGCTGATCGTCGAGGACCTGAAAAAACACTTCGACGCGGGCAGGCCGGCCCTGGGTGCGCCGCGCACGGTCGTGCGCGCCGTCGACGGCGTCAGCTTCCAGGTCGCCAAGGGCGAAACGGTCGGCATCGTCGGCGAATCGGGTTGCGGCAAATCCACGACGGCGCGCCTGCTGATGCACCTGCTCAAGCCGGACGCCGGCCGCGTGATCTTCGACGGCGAAGAGGTCTCGGCCGTGGACGGCATCAGCGTGCGTGAACTGCGCACGCACATGCAGATGGTGTTCCAGGACAGCTATGCCTCCTTGAACCCGCGCCTGACCGTCGAGGACAGCATCGCGTTCGGCCCGACCGTAATCGGCATGCCAGCGGCACAGGCGCGCGCCCGCGCCCACAGCCTGCTGCGCATGGTGGGCATGGAACCGGAAAGCTATGCGCGCCGCTATCCGCACGAGCTTTCCGGCGGACAGCGGCAGCGCGTCAATATCGCGCGCGCCCTGGCCATGGGACCGCGGGTACTGATCCTGGACGAATCGGTGTCGGCGCTGGACAAGTCGGTCGAGGCCCAGGTCTTGAACCTGCTGCGCGAACTGAAGCGCGAACTCGGCCTGACCTACCTATTCATCTCGCACGACCTCAACGTGGTGCAGTACATCAGCGATCGCGTGCTGGTGATGTACCTGGGCCGGGTCGTGGAATCCGGACCGGTGGCACGCATCTATACGGCGACGCGGCATCCCTATACCGCCGCGCTGCTGGCCTCGCGTCCGTCGATGGACCCGCGCAGGCGGGTGGCGAAGCCGCCGCTGTCCGGCGACCCGCCCAATCCCATCAATCCGCCGACGGGCTGCCGCTTCCGGACCCGCTGTCCGCGCGCCCGCCAGCGCTGCGCCGAGGAAATGCCCGTGCTGGCCTTGGCGCCGGACGATGGCGGCCATCTTGCCGCCTGCCATTACCCGCTGCTTCCGGGCGAAGCGCAGGTCGATCCCGCCGCCGCCGCGGCGGACGCGTCGCGCTTGCGCGCTTGA